The proteins below are encoded in one region of Desulfobacterales bacterium:
- a CDS encoding ferritin family protein, translated as MMRPNQEEMMEKGFQSLAEVIDFAVRREEEAHNFYKSLAEKIDDPFLEQLFQEFAEEEAKHQKSLLELDAAGIERIFSNITEKINNLNIAARVQDVPPDTRLDLKQALILAMKREEKSHQLYALLGELSTDETISLLFVGLAREEASHRHRIEKAYQTLFGEPV; from the coding sequence ATGATGCGTCCCAATCAGGAGGAAATGATGGAGAAGGGATTTCAGTCCCTGGCCGAAGTAATCGATTTTGCCGTCCGCCGGGAGGAAGAAGCCCATAATTTCTATAAATCCCTGGCTGAAAAAATTGACGACCCATTTTTAGAGCAGCTATTCCAAGAATTTGCCGAAGAAGAGGCCAAGCATCAAAAGAGCCTCCTGGAACTGGATGCCGCCGGCATTGAACGCATTTTCAGCAATATCACAGAAAAAATCAACAACTTGAATATCGCCGCCCGGGTACAAGATGTGCCCCCGGACACCCGGCTCGACTTAAAACAGGCACTTATCCTTGCCATGAAGCGTGAAGAGAAATCCCACCAGTTATACGCGCTGCTTGGCGAATTATCCACGGATGAAACCATCAGCCTCTTATTCGTCGGGCTGGCCCGGGAAGAGGCCAGTCACCGCCATCGCATTGAAAAAGCCTATCAAACGCTTTTTGGAGAGCCGGTATAA
- a CDS encoding YbhB/YbcL family Raf kinase inhibitor-like protein — protein MKLTSNAFENEGKIPSKYTCDGENVSPQLTISDVPAEAKSLVLIMDDPDVPKHIREDGMWDHWVVFNILPDVREIPEGQEPPGTPGLGTNGDTGYFGPCPPDREHRYFFKLYALNTMLDLPEKTDKLTVEKEMTENVIDKAHLMGKYERV, from the coding sequence ATGAAACTGACGAGCAATGCCTTTGAAAACGAGGGAAAAATTCCGTCCAAATACACCTGCGACGGAGAAAATGTCAGCCCACAGCTCACGATTTCCGATGTGCCGGCAGAAGCCAAAAGCCTGGTTCTGATCATGGATGATCCGGATGTTCCCAAACATATCCGGGAAGACGGTATGTGGGACCACTGGGTGGTGTTCAACATTTTGCCGGATGTCCGGGAAATACCGGAAGGCCAGGAGCCGCCGGGTACTCCGGGGCTTGGCACGAACGGGGATACCGGCTATTTCGGCCCCTGCCCCCCGGACCGGGAGCACCGGTATTTTTTCAAACTTTACGCCCTGAACACCATGCTGGACCTGCCGGAAAAAACCGACAAGCTAACGGTTGAGAAGGAAATGACAGAAAATGTCATTGATAAAGCCCATCTCATGGGAAAATATGAAAGGGTTTAG
- a CDS encoding polyprenyl synthetase family protein → MAGLKDDLLARIKPDLDRIEAALAANLTPHLQLVSDTAGHLIFSGGKRLRPLLNVLCARLCGREDEFVVKFSTIVEFLHTATLLHDDVVDDATMRRGRPAAHEVFGAPVTVLVGDFLLARALSIAAQTGSPKIIRVISSITESMCQGEIQQLTRKGDITLTESEYMEVIQRKTGYLIQGACQTGAILAGAAAETERQLSDYGYHIGMVFQMADDLLDYIAETDTLGKTVGADLREGKLTLPLIHTLEQANGKDRERIIEIVRKESFSTDEFKQLVKIIDSYGGISYSRERAGAHVEKAKAMLAAFPPGETRETLFMLADYALSRGS, encoded by the coding sequence ATGGCCGGTTTAAAAGATGACCTGCTGGCGCGGATTAAGCCGGATTTAGACCGGATTGAAGCCGCCCTGGCGGCCAACCTCACCCCGCACCTGCAGCTGGTTTCAGATACCGCCGGCCATTTGATATTCAGCGGCGGCAAACGGCTGCGGCCCCTGCTGAACGTGCTCTGCGCCAGACTCTGCGGCCGTGAAGACGAATTTGTGGTCAAATTCTCGACCATCGTGGAATTTCTTCATACCGCCACCCTGCTCCACGATGACGTGGTGGATGATGCGACCATGCGACGGGGCAGACCCGCAGCGCATGAGGTTTTCGGAGCGCCGGTCACCGTTTTGGTCGGGGATTTTCTGCTCGCCCGGGCCCTCTCCATTGCCGCCCAAACCGGGAGCCCGAAAATCATCCGCGTGATTTCCAGCATAACGGAAAGTATGTGTCAGGGCGAAATCCAGCAGCTAACCCGCAAAGGCGACATCACCCTCACGGAATCCGAATACATGGAGGTCATCCAGCGAAAAACCGGTTATCTGATCCAGGGCGCCTGCCAAACCGGGGCGATCCTGGCCGGTGCGGCCGCGGAAACCGAAAGGCAGCTTTCAGACTACGGCTATCATATCGGCATGGTCTTCCAGATGGCCGACGATCTCCTGGACTACATCGCTGAGACCGATACCCTGGGCAAAACCGTGGGCGCGGACCTCAGGGAGGGAAAACTCACGCTGCCGCTCATCCACACCCTTGAGCAAGCCAATGGCAAGGACCGGGAAAGAATTATCGAAATCGTGCGAAAGGAATCGTTTTCCACGGATGAATTCAAGCAGCTGGTTAAAATAATTGATTCCTATGGCGGAATCTCCTATTCTCGGGAAAGAGCGGGCGCTCACGTGGAAAAGGCCAAGGCCATGCTGGCGGCATTCCCACCGGGTGAGACCCGGGAGACACTTTTCATGCTGGCCGACTATGCATTGAGCCGGGGCAGTTAA
- the rimO gene encoding 30S ribosomal protein S12 methylthiotransferase RimO, producing MRVYLNTLGCARNLVDSEVMAAAMVKSGALMTEDPADAETIVVNTCSFIESAINESVDTILALAAYKKNGNCRRLIVTGCLPERFGEEIAAAIPEVDLFLGTGAYDQITDAMAGRFAPGTCRLPPPESLALPTRAAGRKPSTYPVAYVKIGDGCNRHCTYCVIPKLRGRLRSRAAADILAEAEELAARGFKEIVLIAQDTSAYGLDLSPRQSLAGLLDRLAGRLPDIRIRFLYGSPDYTDAALIATVAKHPAIVPYFDLPVQHVSPGVLKRMGRTYAKPELLQLFDQIRAEIPGAVLRTTLLAGFPGETEADFTELLDFLETVRFDHAGVFIYSDAEDLAAHRLPDHVAPADARARYERLMTRQADISLEKNQTRIGKTYAVLVEHRIDDHLYVGRAGFQAPEVDGVIYIESSGLSVGDFINIRITEAYAYDLKGEPEWPV from the coding sequence ATGCGGGTATACCTTAACACTCTGGGGTGCGCCAGAAACCTTGTGGACAGCGAGGTCATGGCCGCCGCTATGGTAAAATCGGGCGCTTTGATGACCGAAGATCCTGCTGACGCCGAAACCATTGTGGTCAACACGTGCAGTTTCATCGAATCCGCCATCAACGAATCCGTGGACACAATTCTGGCGCTGGCCGCATACAAAAAAAACGGGAACTGCCGGCGGCTGATTGTCACCGGATGCCTGCCTGAGCGCTTTGGCGAAGAGATCGCCGCGGCCATCCCCGAAGTGGACCTTTTTCTGGGCACCGGCGCCTATGATCAAATCACGGATGCGATGGCCGGCCGATTTGCCCCCGGCACCTGCCGGCTGCCGCCCCCGGAATCCCTTGCCCTGCCCACGCGGGCCGCCGGCAGAAAGCCGTCGACCTATCCGGTGGCTTACGTAAAAATCGGTGATGGCTGCAACCGGCACTGCACCTACTGCGTGATCCCCAAACTGCGGGGCCGGCTGAGAAGCCGGGCGGCCGCGGACATTCTGGCCGAAGCCGAAGAACTGGCGGCCCGGGGCTTTAAAGAAATTGTCCTCATCGCCCAGGATACCTCCGCCTACGGCCTGGATTTAAGCCCCCGGCAGTCCCTGGCCGGCCTGCTGGACCGGCTGGCCGGCAGGCTGCCAGACATACGGATCCGGTTTCTCTACGGCTCGCCGGATTATACGGACGCGGCATTAATCGCCACAGTGGCCAAACACCCCGCCATTGTGCCCTACTTTGACCTGCCGGTCCAGCATGTGAGCCCGGGGGTATTAAAGCGTATGGGCCGGACATATGCCAAGCCTGAGCTTCTCCAGCTGTTTGACCAAATCCGGGCCGAAATTCCCGGGGCGGTGCTTCGTACCACACTTCTGGCGGGTTTTCCCGGAGAGACCGAAGCGGATTTCACCGAACTTTTGGATTTTCTGGAAACCGTGCGGTTTGACCATGCCGGCGTATTTATCTATTCGGATGCCGAGGATCTGGCCGCCCACCGCCTGCCGGACCATGTGGCACCCGCCGATGCCAGGGCGCGCTATGAACGCCTGATGACGCGTCAGGCGGACATCTCGCTCGAAAAAAACCAAACGCGGATCGGAAAGACCTATGCCGTGCTTGTGGAGCATCGGATTGATGATCATCTTTATGTGGGACGCGCAGGGTTTCAGGCGCCTGAAGTCGACGGCGTTATCTATATCGAATCGTCCGGCTTATCAGTCGGCGATTTTATCAATATTCGCATTACGGAAGCCTATGCCTATGATCTTAAAGGAGAACCCGAATGGCCGGTTTAA
- a CDS encoding crotonase/enoyl-CoA hydratase family protein, producing the protein MGAYEFYEVVKKPPIAWVYLNRAEKKNAMNPPAWKESVPIFKDLDEDAEIRAVIIAGKGPCFSTGIDLMGMASELSELMEPNQKGGVKWRLIHKIHPLQDTMSCIEWCKKPVIAAIHGYCIGAGLDMATACDIRLCSKDAQFSLKEAAVGFVADVGVLQRIPLIVGQGIARELAYTAKLIDAARAKDILLVNDIYDDHDALMAGAEAMAEEIAGNSPLAVQASKDVLNYGIGKSIDDGLKYVASISSNIIPSDDLMEAMTAFSEKRKPQFKGE; encoded by the coding sequence ATGGGCGCATATGAATTCTATGAGGTGGTTAAAAAACCGCCGATTGCCTGGGTGTACTTAAACCGGGCGGAAAAGAAAAACGCCATGAATCCGCCCGCCTGGAAGGAAAGCGTCCCGATTTTTAAAGATCTGGACGAAGATGCCGAAATCCGGGCGGTGATCATTGCCGGAAAAGGTCCCTGCTTTTCGACCGGCATTGACCTGATGGGCATGGCCTCGGAACTGTCCGAGCTGATGGAGCCCAACCAGAAAGGCGGGGTGAAATGGCGCCTGATCCACAAAATTCATCCGCTTCAGGATACCATGAGCTGTATTGAATGGTGCAAAAAACCGGTGATCGCGGCCATTCACGGCTACTGCATCGGCGCCGGCCTGGATATGGCCACGGCCTGCGATATCCGGCTCTGTTCCAAAGATGCGCAGTTTTCACTAAAAGAAGCCGCCGTTGGCTTTGTGGCCGATGTCGGGGTACTCCAGCGCATCCCTTTGATCGTGGGCCAGGGCATCGCCCGGGAGCTGGCCTATACTGCCAAATTGATTGATGCCGCGCGGGCAAAGGATATTCTTTTGGTCAACGACATCTATGATGACCATGATGCGCTTATGGCCGGGGCTGAAGCCATGGCCGAAGAGATCGCCGGAAACTCGCCGCTGGCCGTGCAGGCATCCAAGGATGTGCTAAACTACGGAATTGGCAAAAGCATCGATGACGGCCTTAAATATGTGGCCTCAATCAGCTCCAACATCATCCCCTCGGACGATTTAATGGAAGCCATGACCGCGTTTTCCGAAAAAAGAAAGCCCCAATTTAAGGGCGAATAG
- a CDS encoding four helix bundle protein: MHGFTRRPTGLNGVHRPARDQWLRASQSIPLNIAEGNGKTAEADRKRYFEIARGSALECAAIQDVLVVGKALDKMESRNRKDELDRMAAMLSRLGGRGYQVREDQEVYSIDFDPDSDFDPDFDPDSEENESQP, translated from the coding sequence TTGCATGGGTTTACGAGAAGGCCGACAGGCCTGAACGGAGTCCATCGGCCCGCCCGGGATCAATGGCTTCGGGCCAGCCAGTCGATACCGCTCAATATCGCCGAAGGTAATGGCAAGACCGCGGAAGCCGACCGAAAGCGTTATTTCGAAATCGCTCGTGGCTCCGCGCTTGAGTGCGCGGCGATTCAAGATGTGCTGGTTGTCGGCAAGGCGCTGGACAAGATGGAAAGCCGGAACCGCAAGGATGAACTCGACCGTATGGCCGCGATGCTCAGCCGTCTCGGCGGAAGAGGATACCAAGTTCGAGAGGATCAGGAAGTCTACAGCATCGATTTCGATCCCGATTCCGATTTCGATCCCGATTTCGATCCCGATAGCGAAGAAAACGAATCCCAACCTTAG
- a CDS encoding tRNA-dihydrouridine synthase family protein translates to MDQKIHKYLTTPLQIRDQQIDNRLMLAPMSGLGNAAFRELLAEYGGPGLMSMEMCSARSVPQENRYVSSVFRWRDAELPWLVCQIFGDSPADMAAAARRIEKEGFFGVDLNFGCSVARICKRNCGAALLKSPDQAVSIVKAVRQAVEFPVSVKFRTGWTDSPAPAVEMARRFEAAGADALTFHPRVAPDRRARPPKWAYIGEVKSAVSIPVFGNGNVFSAADCEAMLLKTGCDGVALGRGAVARPWVFSEMIHGRRFGPESYAEMFNRLIDLLAAHYDEATALRRFRKAAVYMAAYFRYGHAFNKRLRKAADLNELRARVNEFLQTPPELSAEPNLNFF, encoded by the coding sequence ATGGATCAAAAAATTCACAAATATTTAACCACCCCGCTCCAAATCCGGGATCAGCAGATTGACAACCGTCTGATGCTTGCCCCCATGTCCGGATTGGGCAATGCCGCCTTCCGGGAGCTTCTGGCTGAATACGGCGGGCCGGGGTTGATGTCTATGGAAATGTGCAGCGCCCGCTCCGTACCCCAGGAAAACCGGTATGTGTCCTCGGTCTTCAGATGGCGGGATGCGGAGCTGCCCTGGCTGGTCTGCCAGATTTTCGGGGATTCGCCGGCGGATATGGCGGCCGCGGCCCGGCGGATCGAAAAAGAGGGGTTTTTCGGCGTGGATCTCAATTTCGGCTGCTCAGTGGCCCGGATCTGCAAGCGTAACTGCGGGGCTGCACTCCTAAAATCCCCGGATCAGGCGGTAAGCATTGTCAAAGCGGTCCGGCAGGCGGTGGAATTTCCGGTTTCTGTCAAATTCCGGACCGGATGGACGGATTCACCGGCACCGGCCGTTGAAATGGCCCGGCGGTTTGAAGCCGCGGGCGCAGATGCCTTGACTTTCCATCCCCGGGTGGCGCCGGACCGTCGGGCCCGGCCGCCGAAATGGGCCTATATCGGGGAAGTGAAATCCGCCGTATCCATTCCGGTGTTCGGAAACGGCAATGTCTTCTCAGCCGCCGACTGCGAGGCCATGCTGCTTAAAACCGGCTGCGACGGGGTGGCATTGGGCCGCGGCGCCGTTGCCCGGCCGTGGGTGTTTTCCGAAATGATCCACGGGCGCAGGTTCGGCCCGGAATCGTATGCCGAAATGTTTAACCGCCTGATCGATCTTCTGGCGGCCCATTATGATGAGGCCACCGCCCTCCGGCGATTTCGGAAAGCCGCGGTCTACATGGCCGCCTATTTCAGGTACGGCCATGCATTTAACAAGCGGCTTCGCAAGGCAGCGGATCTGAATGAACTCCGGGCGCGGGTGAATGAATTTCTGCAAACCCCGCCGGAATTGTCAGCGGAGCCGAATCTGAATTTCTTTTAG
- a CDS encoding deoxyguanosinetriphosphate triphosphohydrolase — translation MYRQYNINRSGQGIDKPSPTIREDFEQREANFISPYGMLSAKSRGRAREEAPCPVRTVYQQDRDRIVFSNAFRRLKHKTQVFLSPLGDHYRTRLTHTLEVAEIARTISRALRLNEDLAEAIALGHDLGHTPFGHSGETALKEIYSPDFCHNEQSLRVVDVLERHGQGLNLTYEVRDGILKHSKGFGDIMPSDPSEIACTVEGRIVRFADIIAYLNHDLDDAIRSGVVKESQVPKDCAAVLGARHSERATTMIRDLIYSSEIQDDDYVLKLSEPVADAMDCLRGFLYENVYRSERVHAEFIKAKKMIIEIYSYFLENPEAMKAKLAGMEMAVAYHQEAPLDRLICDFIASMTDRYVLNLYNNIFVPTPLV, via the coding sequence ATGTATCGTCAATACAACATAAACCGTTCCGGCCAGGGGATAGATAAACCGTCCCCGACCATCCGTGAGGATTTTGAGCAGCGGGAGGCCAATTTTATTTCGCCCTATGGGATGCTTTCCGCTAAATCCCGGGGGCGGGCCCGCGAAGAAGCCCCTTGTCCGGTGCGCACCGTATACCAGCAGGACCGGGATCGCATCGTGTTTTCCAACGCCTTCCGCCGCTTAAAACATAAAACCCAGGTTTTTTTGTCGCCCCTGGGCGATCATTACCGTACCCGGCTGACGCATACCCTGGAGGTGGCCGAGATCGCCCGAACCATCAGCCGGGCGCTGCGTTTGAACGAAGATCTGGCCGAAGCCATTGCCCTGGGCCATGACCTGGGCCATACCCCGTTCGGCCACAGCGGAGAGACCGCGCTCAAGGAGATTTATTCCCCGGACTTCTGTCATAACGAACAGAGCCTGCGGGTCGTGGACGTGCTCGAAAGACACGGCCAGGGGCTTAACCTGACCTATGAGGTAAGAGACGGCATTTTAAAGCATTCCAAGGGGTTTGGCGATATCATGCCCTCTGACCCCTCGGAGATCGCCTGTACGGTGGAGGGCCGGATTGTACGGTTTGCCGATATTATCGCCTATTTGAATCATGATCTGGATGACGCCATCCGAAGCGGGGTGGTTAAGGAATCCCAGGTGCCGAAGGATTGTGCGGCCGTCCTGGGTGCCAGGCATTCCGAGCGCGCCACCACCATGATCCGGGATCTGATTTATTCAAGCGAGATCCAGGATGACGATTACGTCTTAAAATTGAGCGAGCCGGTTGCGGATGCCATGGACTGTCTGCGCGGCTTTCTCTATGAGAATGTCTACCGCTCGGAGCGGGTGCATGCCGAGTTTATCAAGGCAAAAAAGATGATTATAGAGATTTACAGCTATTTTCTGGAAAATCCCGAGGCCATGAAAGCCAAGCTCGCCGGCATGGAAATGGCGGTGGCCTATCACCAGGAAGCGCCCCTGGACCGGCTGATCTGCGATTTTATCGCCAGTATGACTGACCGCTACGTATTAAACCTCTATAATAACATATTCGTGCCCACCCCCCTGGTTTGA
- a CDS encoding YkgJ family cysteine cluster protein, translating to MKYVETDDPADIPGRLLEDTDRFCFRCYPGISCFNRCCRNLNLFLYPYDVIRLRKSLGITSGEFIDAYADVVVREGSHFPSVLLHMAENQEKTCPFLTDAGCRVYPDRPQTCRAFPVEHGIYYDGQTGQSRLVHYFRPPDFCQGQYEETTWTKDTWAADQEAVFYNQMTVEWADFMRLFRADPWGGEGPDGQKGRMAFMATYNVDTFRDFVLNSSFLKRYKVKSDIRLKIKSDDVALLRLGIAWVKLFLFGTAGKNIKVMR from the coding sequence ATGAAGTATGTGGAAACCGATGACCCGGCGGATATCCCGGGACGCCTCCTTGAAGACACGGATCGCTTCTGTTTCCGCTGCTATCCGGGTATCTCCTGCTTTAACCGGTGCTGCCGGAATCTGAACCTTTTTTTATACCCCTATGATGTGATCCGGCTGCGTAAATCCCTGGGTATCACCTCAGGCGAGTTTATCGACGCCTACGCGGACGTCGTGGTCCGCGAAGGCAGTCACTTCCCCTCTGTGCTTTTGCACATGGCGGAGAACCAGGAGAAAACCTGTCCTTTTTTGACGGATGCCGGCTGCCGGGTCTATCCGGACCGGCCCCAGACCTGTCGGGCGTTTCCTGTTGAACACGGGATTTATTATGACGGGCAGACCGGCCAAAGTCGACTCGTCCATTATTTCCGCCCCCCGGATTTCTGTCAGGGGCAGTATGAGGAGACTACCTGGACCAAGGATACCTGGGCGGCGGACCAGGAGGCGGTTTTTTATAACCAGATGACCGTTGAATGGGCGGACTTCATGCGGCTGTTTCGCGCCGATCCCTGGGGCGGAGAGGGGCCTGACGGGCAGAAGGGACGGATGGCCTTTATGGCCACTTATAACGTGGATACGTTCCGGGATTTTGTTTTAAACAGCAGTTTTCTTAAGCGGTATAAGGTTAAATCCGATATCCGTCTAAAAATCAAATCCGATGACGTGGCCCTGCTGCGTCTGGGCATCGCCTGGGTGAAGCTTTTTTTGTTCGGCACTGCCGGAAAAAACATTAAGGTCATGCGCTAG
- a CDS encoding transglutaminase family protein, whose amino-acid sequence MEESLQPTQFINFDDPSVAAFADEKAGQLKDPTARAVNLYYAVRDGIRYDPYAIDLSVEGLKASTTLKNGRGWCVAKAILLAACCRHKNIPARLGFADVKNHLSTERLRQQMQTDIFYWHGYTSIYLNGQWLKATPAFNIELCEKFFLKPLEFDGKSDAIYHPFDLKGNRHMEYIRHRGEFADLPLEEIIETFEREYRPADESWRNADFDKDVARERKR is encoded by the coding sequence ATGGAAGAATCCCTGCAGCCTACGCAATTCATTAATTTTGACGATCCGTCGGTCGCCGCCTTTGCCGATGAAAAGGCCGGTCAACTAAAGGACCCAACAGCCCGGGCGGTCAACCTTTATTACGCCGTGCGCGACGGGATCCGCTATGATCCCTATGCCATCGATCTTTCGGTTGAAGGCCTGAAGGCAAGCACCACCCTTAAAAACGGCCGCGGCTGGTGTGTGGCCAAGGCGATTCTTCTCGCCGCCTGCTGCCGGCATAAAAATATCCCCGCCCGCTTAGGCTTTGCCGATGTTAAAAACCATTTGTCAACCGAGCGACTGCGCCAGCAGATGCAGACCGATATCTTTTACTGGCACGGATATACGTCTATTTACTTGAACGGCCAATGGCTTAAGGCCACCCCGGCATTTAATATCGAACTTTGTGAGAAATTTTTCCTAAAGCCCCTTGAATTTGACGGAAAATCCGACGCCATCTACCACCCCTTTGACCTTAAGGGCAACCGGCACATGGAATACATCCGGCATCGGGGCGAATTCGCGGATCTGCCGCTGGAAGAGATCATTGAAACATTTGAAAGAGAATACCGGCCGGCGGATGAATCCTGGCGGAATGCGGATTTTGATAAGGACGTGGCCAGGGAGAGGAAGCGCTAG
- a CDS encoding replication-associated recombination protein A, which produces MASSDETNETRNLFNPPPQKAADDSRPLADRMRPKNLDALIGQQHAAGPGTLIRNAVTADRLFSMILWGPPGSGKTTIARIIAEQTSCHFVHISAVLTGVKDIRSVIETAKEQQQRYQKRTILFVDEIHRFNKSQQDAFLHHVESGLITLIGATTENPSFEVISALLSRCQIISLYALSDADIQTLLTRAAADSLNGLGETDLTLSDEAAAHIVSISDGDGRAALNALEVAAFTAQSAGHTEITRQDVETALQRKALAYDKAGEEHYNLISAFHKSLRGGDPDAALYWLARMMEGGEDPFYIARRMVRFASEDIGNADPRALTLAMDAMDAYRFLGSPEGDLSLAQAAAYLACAPKSNGIYAAYGQIQKTIKKTGTLPVPYHIRNAPTRIMKEEGYAEGYKYPHDYPEAVVSQDYLPEKLRGRSFYQPTDRGYEKIIRERLDHWRTISRKSQKK; this is translated from the coding sequence ATGGCGTCCTCTGACGAAACCAACGAAACCCGAAACCTTTTCAATCCGCCGCCCCAAAAGGCGGCTGACGACTCCCGGCCCCTGGCCGACCGGATGCGGCCCAAAAACCTGGATGCGCTGATCGGCCAGCAGCATGCGGCGGGCCCCGGCACCCTGATTCGAAATGCCGTCACCGCGGACCGCCTGTTTTCCATGATTCTGTGGGGCCCGCCCGGCTCCGGCAAAACAACCATCGCCCGGATCATTGCGGAACAGACCAGCTGCCATTTCGTTCATATTTCAGCGGTGCTCACCGGGGTTAAAGACATCCGAAGCGTTATTGAGACCGCCAAGGAGCAGCAGCAGCGCTACCAGAAACGTACCATCCTGTTTGTAGATGAAATCCACCGGTTTAACAAATCCCAGCAGGATGCCTTCCTCCATCACGTGGAAAGCGGCCTGATCACGCTGATCGGCGCCACCACGGAAAACCCTTCGTTTGAGGTCATATCCGCGCTTCTGTCCCGTTGCCAGATCATCTCCCTGTATGCCCTGTCGGATGCGGATATCCAAACCCTGCTTACCCGGGCCGCGGCAGATTCTCTAAACGGGCTGGGCGAAACGGACTTAACGCTTTCGGATGAGGCGGCCGCCCATATTGTTTCCATATCCGACGGCGACGGGCGGGCGGCGCTAAACGCGCTTGAGGTGGCCGCATTTACCGCGCAGTCCGCCGGGCATACGGAAATCACCCGCCAGGATGTGGAAACTGCGCTGCAGCGCAAAGCCCTTGCCTATGACAAGGCGGGCGAGGAGCATTACAACCTCATCTCCGCCTTTCACAAGAGCCTGCGCGGGGGCGATCCGGATGCGGCCCTTTACTGGCTGGCCCGTATGATGGAAGGCGGCGAGGACCCATTCTATATTGCCCGCCGCATGGTGCGGTTTGCCTCGGAGGATATCGGCAATGCCGATCCCCGGGCATTGACCCTTGCCATGGACGCCATGGACGCCTACCGGTTTCTGGGGTCTCCGGAAGGGGACTTAAGCCTTGCGCAGGCCGCCGCCTACCTGGCATGCGCGCCCAAGAGCAATGGGATCTACGCGGCGTACGGGCAAATCCAAAAAACCATCAAAAAAACCGGCACCCTGCCGGTGCCCTACCATATCAGAAACGCCCCGACCCGGATCATGAAGGAGGAGGGCTACGCCGAAGGGTACAAATACCCACACGATTACCCGGAGGCGGTGGTTTCCCAGGACTATCTGCCGGAGAAATTAAGGGGCCGCTCATTTTACCAGCCCACGGACCGGGGCTATGAGAAAATCATCAGGGAAAGACTGGATCACTGGCGGACCATCAGCCGGAAAAGTCAAAAAAAATAG